TCATCAGTTTTAAGGTCTCCAACCTGTTTATGCATCAGTTTTATCACTTCCTTTGCTGTATCAGGGTAGTTTTTCACCTTTGAGTATTTTTTTCCGTGCTGATCATTCAGGTATTTTAAATCAGGCAGATATATATCAATTATTCCATCAAGAAGTTTTATGATTTCTGGACTGTCGTAAGATGATGTATTGTAAACAATAGGTATTTTCAAACCTTTCTTAACAGCTATCTGTAGAGCTTTTATAAGCTGGGGAACCACATGGGAAGGTGATACCCAGTTTATGTTATGACAGCCTTCCTCCTGCAGATACAGCATTATTCCTGCTATCTCCTCAGGTGTATACTCTTTTCCTTCTCCCAGATGGCTTAACTCGTAATTCTGGCAATAAACACATCTCATGTTGCAGTAAGAGATAAAGATCGTTCCGCTTCCGCTGTATCCTCTAATAGGAAATTCTTCTCCCAGATGGGGAAAAAATGATGCAACCTTAACATTTAAGCCTGTTTTACAAAAACCTTTTTCGTCCTTTAGTCTGTTAATATCGCAGTTGTGGGGACAGACACTGCATTCTTCAAGAAAAGAGTATGCTTTTTCTACTTTTTCCCCAAGTTTACCTTCTTCATAAAGTCTGATGTAAGAAGGTGCTGTGTCCATAAGGGATTAATTTATGAAAAAAAAGAAAAAATCAAGTGTTTACTCTTTCAGACTGTCAATACATGCTTTTTTTATCCCGTCCCTTATATTTGGGTATTTTCCTTCCGGTAGATTGCATATTTTTACACACTGCTGGTGAAAATGTTTTGCAGTTTTTGGATCAACATCTCTTTTTAAAAGTGAGTTTTCAAGAGCCTGTCCAAGAGCTTCACAGTCGTAATTCTCAACATCACAGGTGTCCAGTATTGAGACATAAGCTTTGCATGCTTCCTCAACCTCCCCTGAGAAGGAAGAGGTGAAAGTAAGTAGAAAAATGAAAAACATCAGGAATTTTTTCATTAAATCCTCCAGAAATTTTGATCAGGGAAATTATAATCTATAAGAACAACAAAAACCAGATCAGGCAATCTTACGGAGTTTTTGATCATTTTTCTGGATATATATCTCTCCAAATTCCTCATCTTGATATATGTTGATTACACCTTCGTAGTTAAGGAAAAGAAGGGCAACAAATGCCTGTGCTTTATTCTGGTGGTTAAGTTCAGAAAGGGTTATAAAGCCCTCAAGGTTTTGAAACTCCTTTTCAAGGGCTTCTATAGTTTCTTCAAGGGTTGCGTGAAAAAGTGGTATCTCAAGGGTTTTAGGTTTTCTTCTGTAAGGCTTTCTTCTTGTGTATTTTCTTTTTGGCTTGAACTCAATAACAGGGGCGATATATTTTTTCAAAACATGGGCTATTTCGTCAATTGTGTAGAACCTTTTTATACCAAAGATCCTTTTTCTTCCTGATTTTTGACTGCTGTCTTCTTCTTCTCCAAGATCAAGTGCGTCTGCTTTCATTTTTAGAAGGAGTGCGGCAGCTGACAGGGCTTTTGACGCAAGTCTCAGATCAGGAATATGCATCTTTTTTATTTCCTGAAGGTATTTGTCTGCAAGCTCAACTATATCCACATTCCATGGATCTATCTCCCCGTTTATC
The genomic region above belongs to Persephonella sp. and contains:
- a CDS encoding radical SAM protein, with amino-acid sequence MDTAPSYIRLYEEGKLGEKVEKAYSFLEECSVCPHNCDINRLKDEKGFCKTGLNVKVASFFPHLGEEFPIRGYSGSGTIFISYCNMRCVYCQNYELSHLGEGKEYTPEEIAGIMLYLQEEGCHNINWVSPSHVVPQLIKALQIAVKKGLKIPIVYNTSSYDSPEIIKLLDGIIDIYLPDLKYLNDQHGKKYSKVKNYPDTAKEVIKLMHKQVGDLKTDERGIAYRGVLVRHLVLPNDISTTKKVLDFLKSVSPNMHVNIMAQYYPYYKAFEYPELSRRITELEYKEAVRYALQTGLKVVND
- a CDS encoding segregation/condensation protein A; this encodes MFDEKREKHPFDIVLKLMINGEIDPWNVDIVELADKYLQEIKKMHIPDLRLASKALSAAALLLKMKADALDLGEEEDSSQKSGRKRIFGIKRFYTIDEIAHVLKKYIAPVIEFKPKRKYTRRKPYRRKPKTLEIPLFHATLEETIEALEKEFQNLEGFITLSELNHQNKAQAFVALLFLNYEGVINIYQDEEFGEIYIQKNDQKLRKIA